In Lysinibacillus sp. FSL M8-0337, the following proteins share a genomic window:
- a CDS encoding MFS transporter — protein sequence MTTIKQEQSISRNKLLGVAGVGWLFDAMDVGILSFVITALAVDWDLTKSQMGWIGSINSIGMAVGALLFGIFADKVGRKQVFMWTLILFSVASGISAFTTTLIAFMALRFLVGMGLGGELPVASTLVSESVEAKERGRVVVLLESFWAAGWLIAALISYFVIPTWGWRVALLLTAIPAVYAIYLRWHLPDSPQFTAKAESKKRSIFLNIRDVWSKKYARSTLMLWVLWFTVVFSYYGMFLWLPSVMVGKGFDMITSFKYVLIMTLAQLPGYFTAAWFIEKFGRKFVLVSYLIGTAVSAFIFGNAETMAVLLTSGMLLSFFNLGAWGALYAYTPEQYPAVIRGTGAGMAAAVGRIGGIFGPLLVGSLLTAGYDIGFIFAIFCGAIIIGVIGVIFLGTETKQMELE from the coding sequence ATGACAACAATTAAGCAAGAACAATCTATATCACGTAACAAGCTTTTGGGTGTAGCAGGTGTTGGCTGGCTCTTTGATGCAATGGACGTCGGTATTTTATCTTTCGTTATTACAGCGCTCGCGGTAGATTGGGATTTAACTAAGAGCCAGATGGGCTGGATTGGTAGTATCAATTCTATAGGAATGGCAGTTGGTGCACTCCTCTTTGGTATTTTTGCAGATAAAGTTGGTCGTAAGCAAGTGTTTATGTGGACGCTTATATTATTTTCTGTGGCAAGTGGTATTTCGGCATTTACAACAACTTTAATCGCATTTATGGCATTACGTTTTTTAGTAGGGATGGGACTCGGTGGAGAGCTACCGGTAGCATCTACGCTTGTTTCTGAAAGTGTGGAGGCAAAGGAACGTGGAAGAGTAGTGGTATTACTAGAGAGCTTTTGGGCAGCAGGCTGGCTTATTGCCGCACTGATTTCTTATTTTGTTATCCCAACATGGGGCTGGCGTGTCGCTTTGTTGTTAACAGCAATTCCAGCAGTGTACGCTATATACCTGCGTTGGCATTTACCAGATTCACCACAGTTTACTGCGAAGGCTGAATCTAAAAAACGTAGCATCTTTCTCAACATACGTGATGTATGGTCGAAAAAATATGCCCGCTCGACACTTATGTTATGGGTGCTATGGTTTACAGTAGTATTCTCGTATTACGGTATGTTTTTATGGTTACCGAGTGTAATGGTCGGCAAAGGTTTTGATATGATTACTAGCTTTAAGTATGTGTTGATTATGACTTTAGCACAGCTTCCGGGTTACTTTACAGCGGCATGGTTTATTGAAAAATTTGGACGTAAATTTGTACTTGTTTCCTATTTAATTGGAACCGCTGTAAGTGCTTTCATTTTTGGTAATGCAGAAACAATGGCAGTGCTATTAACATCAGGAATGCTACTATCATTCTTTAATTTAGGCGCATGGGGAGCACTCTATGCATATACACCAGAACAGTACCCAGCGGTTATTCGTGGTACAGGTGCAGGAATGGCTGCCGCAGTTGGGCGAATTGGCGGTATTTTTGGTCCATTATTGGTAGGATCATTACTAACAGCAGGCTATGATATCGGTTTTATTTTTGCAATTTTTTGTGGTGCTATCATTATAGGGGTTATTGGTGTCATATTTTTAGGCACAGAAACGAAACAAATGGAACTGGAATAG
- the thrC gene encoding threonine synthase has product MWKGLIEEYKQFLPVTENTPALTLNEGNTPLIHLVNLSKQLGIELYGKIEGANPTGSFKDRGMVFAVAKAIEDGSKCVICASTGNTSAAAAAYATRAGIQSIVVIPKGKVALGKLAQATMYGAKIIEIDGNFDDALNIVRQVSETTPVALVNSVNPYRIEGQKTASFEIVDALGSAPDYLCIPVGNAGNITAYWKGFKEYNDVKASGLPKMYGFEAEGAAAIVKGEPIANPETVATAIRIGNPASWQYAEAARDESGGIIDSVTDEEILAAYKLIAGTEGIFVEPGSAASLAGVIKSVENGKIAKGSKVVTVFTGNGLKDPDTAMNVSTVDVVALKNDEEEIRKYIEGVL; this is encoded by the coding sequence ATGTGGAAAGGCCTTATTGAAGAATATAAACAATTTTTACCCGTAACAGAAAATACACCTGCTCTAACATTAAACGAAGGCAATACGCCTCTTATACATTTAGTTAATCTTTCTAAACAGCTTGGTATTGAGCTGTATGGTAAAATAGAAGGTGCAAATCCAACTGGTTCTTTCAAAGATCGTGGTATGGTATTTGCCGTAGCAAAAGCTATTGAAGACGGTAGTAAATGTGTTATTTGTGCCTCAACAGGCAATACTTCAGCTGCAGCTGCAGCTTATGCAACACGTGCAGGTATTCAATCTATTGTTGTTATTCCTAAAGGGAAAGTAGCCCTTGGTAAATTAGCACAAGCGACAATGTATGGTGCAAAAATTATTGAAATTGATGGTAATTTCGATGATGCTTTAAACATCGTGCGTCAAGTGAGTGAAACAACACCTGTAGCACTTGTTAACTCAGTTAACCCATATCGCATCGAAGGGCAAAAAACAGCTTCTTTTGAAATTGTAGATGCTTTGGGATCTGCTCCAGACTATTTATGCATTCCAGTTGGTAACGCAGGCAATATTACTGCTTACTGGAAAGGCTTTAAAGAATATAATGATGTCAAAGCTTCAGGTTTACCAAAAATGTACGGCTTTGAAGCAGAAGGTGCCGCAGCAATTGTAAAAGGTGAACCAATCGCTAACCCAGAAACAGTTGCAACAGCTATCCGTATCGGTAACCCTGCTAGCTGGCAGTATGCTGAAGCAGCACGAGATGAGTCTGGCGGCATTATTGACTCTGTAACAGACGAAGAAATTTTAGCAGCTTATAAGCTAATTGCAGGAACGGAAGGCATTTTTGTTGAGCCTGGTTCAGCTGCATCGTTAGCAGGTGTTATTAAATCTGTTGAAAACGGTAAAATTGCCAAAGGCTCAAAAGTCGTGACAGTCTTTACAGGTAACGGCTTAAAAGATCCTGACACGGCAATGAACGTTTCAACAGTAGACGTTGTTGCTCTAAAAAATGATGAAGAAGAAATCCGTAAATACATTGAGGGCGTACTATGA
- the thrB gene encoding homoserine kinase, whose product MSKKWQITVPGSTANLGPGFDSIGLGLSLYLKLDVSLQDSWEIIHLDDNGPSEFELEQHLLYIIAKKIADQYKKNLPTCRVEMASELPLARGLGSSAAVIVAGIELANQLCDLKLTVQDKLNLSSQIEGHPDNATASVLGGLTISSMDENGIVDTFHVNDINASFVVYVPDVELKTSESRSVLPKQFDRAYAVRASANANMLAASLMVRDFERAGHYMEADLFHEPFRSTLIPQYAEIKEAAKANGAYGTALSGAGPTLISIIPTAIAEDFVATMQAKFPEHHIILTKADEHGVQVI is encoded by the coding sequence ATGAGTAAAAAGTGGCAAATCACCGTTCCTGGGAGCACAGCCAATTTAGGTCCTGGCTTTGATTCTATTGGACTCGGCTTGTCTCTTTACTTGAAATTAGATGTTTCCCTACAGGATAGTTGGGAGATTATACATCTCGATGACAACGGTCCTAGTGAATTTGAGCTTGAACAACATTTACTATACATTATTGCCAAAAAAATCGCTGATCAGTATAAGAAGAATTTACCTACTTGCCGTGTTGAAATGGCAAGCGAACTTCCTTTAGCTCGTGGTTTGGGCAGTAGTGCAGCCGTTATTGTTGCGGGTATTGAACTAGCCAACCAATTATGCGATTTGAAGTTAACTGTGCAAGATAAGTTAAATCTATCTTCTCAGATTGAAGGGCATCCTGATAATGCTACTGCCTCAGTACTTGGAGGCTTAACTATATCTTCAATGGATGAAAACGGTATTGTAGATACTTTCCATGTCAATGATATCAATGCTTCATTTGTTGTTTATGTCCCTGATGTGGAGTTGAAAACGAGTGAGTCTCGCTCGGTATTACCAAAACAATTTGATCGGGCGTATGCAGTACGTGCTTCTGCAAATGCAAATATGCTAGCTGCATCATTAATGGTTCGAGATTTTGAACGTGCTGGGCACTATATGGAAGCTGATTTGTTCCATGAGCCTTTCCGTTCAACATTAATACCACAGTATGCGGAGATTAAAGAAGCTGCTAAAGCAAATGGTGCATATGGTACAGCGTTAAGTGGCGCTGGTCCGACCCTAATTTCCATCATTCCTACTGCTATTGCCGAAGACTTTGTTGCAACAATGCAAGCAAAATTCCCAGAACATCATATCATTCTAACGAAGGCCGATGAGCATGGTGTACAAGTAATATAA
- a CDS encoding 2-hydroxy-3-keto-5-methylthiopentenyl-1-phosphate phosphatase produces the protein MKPIIFCDFDGTITETDNIVSLMTHFVPEQSEKIAKAMMAQTISFKDGITAMFELLSTNQKDDIIQYLLETAVIREGFREFVHYAQEHHIPFYIVSGGVDFFIQPMLEKFGPFSGVYCNSADFSGEQITIVYPNSCDAQCAKFTTQSCGCCKPTVMRQMAQPDHFKIVIGDSISDFEAAKQADLVLAREQLIDRCKDLQVPYEPFNTFYDCLETVKKLIEV, from the coding sequence TTGAAACCAATTATATTTTGCGACTTTGACGGCACTATAACTGAAACGGATAATATCGTCTCACTTATGACGCATTTTGTCCCTGAACAATCTGAGAAAATTGCAAAGGCGATGATGGCCCAAACAATAAGCTTTAAAGACGGTATTACAGCTATGTTTGAACTATTATCAACTAACCAAAAAGACGACATCATTCAATATTTATTGGAGACCGCTGTTATTCGTGAAGGCTTTAGAGAATTCGTTCACTATGCACAGGAACACCATATTCCCTTTTACATTGTCAGTGGAGGGGTGGATTTTTTCATACAACCAATGCTTGAAAAGTTTGGTCCATTTTCAGGGGTTTATTGCAATAGTGCTGACTTTTCTGGAGAGCAAATTACTATAGTTTATCCAAATAGCTGCGATGCACAATGCGCAAAGTTTACAACCCAAAGTTGCGGATGCTGTAAACCAACTGTTATGCGTCAAATGGCACAGCCCGATCATTTCAAAATTGTTATTGGTGACTCTATTTCTGATTTTGAAGCTGCTAAACAAGCGGATTTAGTATTAGCTAGAGAACAGTTAATTGACCGCTGTAAAGATTTACAAGTTCCTTACGAGCCATTTAACACTTTTTATGATTGCTTGGAAACAGTTAAAAAATTAATAGAAGTATAA
- the zupT gene encoding zinc transporter ZupT, with product MEGSILFALGLTLFAGLATGVGSLIAFFTSRTNTKFLSIALGFSAGVMIYVSLVEIFVKAKDALTNALGTTNGYWLTIAGFFGGMLFIALIDKFIPKSTNPHEVKLVEDVNAVKPQVDENHLMKMGVFTALAIGIHNFPEGIATFMSAINDPNVGIAIAIAVAIHNIPEGIAVSVPIFFATGNRRKAFKLSFLSGLAEPVGALVAYLLLMPFLTDVMFGIVFAGVAGIMVFISLDELLPAAQRYDETHLSMYGLVAGMAVMAISLVLLA from the coding sequence TTGGAAGGATCAATATTATTCGCCTTAGGGTTAACCCTTTTTGCTGGACTTGCAACAGGAGTAGGGAGCTTAATAGCATTTTTTACATCACGCACAAATACAAAATTTTTATCAATAGCCCTTGGATTTTCCGCTGGTGTTATGATTTATGTATCACTTGTGGAAATATTCGTAAAAGCAAAAGATGCTTTAACGAATGCTTTAGGCACAACAAATGGTTATTGGTTAACGATTGCAGGTTTCTTTGGCGGAATGTTATTTATAGCATTGATTGATAAATTTATTCCCAAATCTACTAATCCACATGAGGTTAAGCTTGTTGAAGATGTTAATGCCGTAAAACCACAGGTAGATGAAAACCATCTGATGAAGATGGGCGTTTTCACGGCTCTTGCCATTGGGATTCATAATTTCCCTGAAGGTATTGCGACATTTATGTCCGCCATAAACGATCCGAATGTTGGTATTGCTATTGCAATTGCTGTAGCCATTCATAATATTCCAGAGGGAATTGCTGTATCAGTACCTATTTTTTTTGCTACAGGGAATCGTAGAAAAGCGTTTAAACTATCATTTTTATCCGGGTTAGCAGAGCCTGTTGGTGCGCTAGTAGCGTATTTGCTATTAATGCCCTTTTTAACAGACGTCATGTTTGGGATTGTATTTGCCGGTGTTGCCGGAATTATGGTCTTTATATCATTAGATGAGCTACTCCCCGCTGCACAGCGCTACGATGAAACACATTTATCGATGTATGGATTAGTTGCAGGAATGGCTGTAATGGCTATTAGTCTAGTATTATTAGCATAA
- a CDS encoding phosphatase PAP2 family protein has product MKKWAFPLAIVTLIAFFMLRLTYQGETIFNFDSKVADVLFGNPFIEAFHYIGEPSFVITVALILMVYLAWRVKNYRGMLFVLLTFAGGNVLNQLLKKWIQRPRPEIEDQLTSFSFPSGHAMSGILYLFTVAYLLSENNSKARQIQLWVGAIVLTILIGLSRIAGARHFASDVLAGWCVGYTWFIICVLWYERRKRLYKKNTIKQ; this is encoded by the coding sequence ATAAAAAAATGGGCATTTCCATTAGCAATAGTAACACTAATAGCTTTTTTTATGTTGCGGTTAACATACCAAGGTGAGACGATTTTCAATTTTGATTCAAAAGTGGCAGACGTATTATTTGGCAATCCGTTTATCGAAGCTTTTCATTATATTGGTGAGCCGAGTTTTGTAATTACAGTTGCACTTATATTGATGGTGTATTTAGCATGGAGGGTAAAAAATTACCGAGGCATGCTATTTGTTTTGTTAACATTTGCTGGAGGTAATGTACTGAATCAATTGCTAAAAAAATGGATTCAACGACCTCGACCAGAAATAGAAGATCAATTAACATCGTTTAGTTTCCCATCAGGACATGCCATGTCAGGAATTTTATATTTGTTTACGGTTGCTTATTTGTTATCTGAAAATAACAGCAAAGCACGTCAAATACAGCTGTGGGTAGGGGCAATTGTACTAACAATACTGATTGGTCTATCACGTATAGCAGGTGCGCGTCATTTTGCTTCCGATGTACTGGCTGGCTGGTGCGTCGGTTACACATGGTTTATCATTTGTGTACTTTGGTATGAGCGACGTAAACGATTATATAAAAAGAATACTATAAAACAATAG
- a CDS encoding response regulator transcription factor, whose product MLIVDDHPIVLEGTKNLFKENEDILVDTESDATSVIPKIKNKPYDIYLIDINMPLENGIHLARNIKAIQVDASIILYTGDDITDYYPLILERKIEGILAKTASKEQILRTVRAIANGEIVLPKNFLDFLDNRFKLQDAKLDIHLNEKEKKILRLIAKGHTNKAIAIELNIPQRTTERYLTQLFSLLNVDSRTEAVNLAERMNLL is encoded by the coding sequence ATGCTCATAGTGGATGATCACCCTATTGTGTTAGAGGGAACAAAAAATTTATTTAAAGAAAATGAAGATATTTTAGTTGATACGGAAAGTGATGCAACTTCTGTCATTCCAAAAATAAAAAATAAGCCATATGATATTTATCTTATTGATATTAATATGCCTTTGGAAAATGGCATTCATTTAGCTCGAAATATTAAAGCTATACAGGTTGACGCGTCGATTATCCTTTATACAGGGGATGATATTACGGATTATTATCCACTTATTTTGGAAAGAAAGATAGAGGGGATTTTAGCGAAGACAGCATCTAAAGAACAAATATTACGGACGGTCCGAGCCATTGCCAATGGTGAAATTGTGTTACCAAAAAATTTCTTAGATTTTCTTGATAATCGCTTTAAATTGCAGGATGCAAAGCTCGATATACATTTAAATGAAAAAGAAAAGAAAATTTTAAGGTTGATTGCTAAAGGGCATACAAATAAAGCAATAGCGATCGAATTAAATATTCCTCAACGAACAACTGAAAGATATTTAACACAGTTGTTTTCCCTGCTCAATGTAGATTCACGTACAGAAGCAGTAAACCTTGCGGAACGAATGAATTTACTCTAG